A genome region from Sebastes umbrosus isolate fSebUmb1 chromosome 22, fSebUmb1.pri, whole genome shotgun sequence includes the following:
- the znf638 gene encoding zinc finger protein 638 isoform X2: MHQPIDQGTHFTSTQRDEFLSSGTGMASYPMSSSSASLGHRHSGVESASGGDGRFNAPSEREHDMQSIPRLGDFDYPVPDKPAAPTESSRPKYTSESASSVLLHFGLETEDLDYLISFPDDQITPANLPFILRQIRIEKAKRAATAVQSKPCPEPQPARSVSGMDSHSLSSSGGVRMHQVEMSSTVLQPSKVIDYGHTGKYTGGIRDEIGRTSGSRANCGGTMLLMDTYDSNRHSREPLQKTTTEVKSSAFGSSHDQVSSEPLKEPEADRQSTSNTQPPSTLCCGVDRSRPGLVVIGSDDASGTKDQIKTPGQGSTVTEQMKKQQTQQQQPMQKEQMQKDQMQKDQIQKDQMQKVQIQKDKMQKDQMQKDQIQKDQTQKQQMQKEQTQKDQMQKDQIQKDQTQKQQMQKDQTQKQQMQKDQMQKHQMQKQQMQKDPIQKDQIQKDQMQKQQMQKQQMQKDPIQKDQMQKQQMQKDQMQKQQMQKDQMQKQQKQKDQIQKDQMQKQQMQKGQMQKQPTQQQSKQQTQKQPTQPIGQAMRSLVCSVVKSFPPSITGATQRPGGPRSVILRPALRPAKDLPRVAMMHDYAGATPRIFPQNCSLCNITCVHMKEWVSHQNSRFHLESCKLLRKQYPEWDGEIALEPGAAGKDDEPSTSLQTYQQHQTVRHRCRSCSRSRSPSPRRHHGSEGRREKWRSRSRSPHSSRYTRTNTQPPSTLYRGLHRSRPDLMLIGSNDTSDTEYESETRGEVAEQMNKQQTQKEQMQQQSKQQRQPVLQMGWGASRSPVFSAAKSVPSASHIPSITVAVQHPGGPRLIVIPPALPQPVPDLMDLIHPTLPPSNRQPPAKVEVSKGFHSPPDCEITKYVPASPRTSDERRSPPRRTAETQLSPRRTAETRLSPKRSDPRRSPPRRSDNSRSPPRRTAEKRSPPRRSDPRRSLPRRLDERRSPPRRSDERRSPPRRTDERRSPPRRSVQLRSPQRKESSSAETLANKLLETSAVQSLSDQCGLEDLFKILAPALLAELDKMKSSSSSSSSSSSSPSSSSIGGKPSSSSTASSSSFSSKAKLSLQKSEASSSAKTKSGKSSPPTMVKLEGIHSSVSRNDVLAAVEHFGKTKSVLLFRSKLEAIVCFEKEEDAKKLKSVKSLDVKGVAIIVDREKVLQMFIRSPAAEDAEPMQVVEMGAEEIAEKTTTTEAVPRNSADKSSESRPPDSTVSASPHVQQSTSSEPASTTQRPETVTSVTTPLTVEECIKKHLRRDRTKFFERKSLSGETGRSNHLYEVLHM, encoded by the exons ATGCATCAGCCCATAGACCAGGGCACTCACTTTACCAGCACTCAAAGGGATGAATTTCTTTCCTCAGGCACAGGGATGGCCTCCTACCCAATgtcctccagctctgcctctctAGGACATAGACACTCGGGTGTTGAGAGTGCAAGCGGTGGTGACGGTAGGTTTAATGCCCCCAGTGAAAGAGAACATGATATGCAGTCCATTCCAAGGTTGGGCGATTTTGACTATCCAGTGCCGGACAAACCTGCGGCCCCTACGGAGTCCAGTCGACCCAAGTACACCTCTGAATCAGCTTCTAGCGTCCTTCTACACTTTGGACTTGAAACAGAAGACTTGGACTATCTCATCTCCTTCCCTGACGACCAGATCACCCCTGCTAACCTGCCGTTCATCTTGCGGCAAATCCGGATTGAGAAGGCTAAGAGAGCTGCAACTGCAGTTCAGTCAAAACCCTGCCCCGAACCCCAACCCGCCAGAAGTGTGAGTGGAATGGACAGTCACAGTTTGAGTAGTTCTGGAGGGGTGAGGATGCACCAGGTGGAAATGTCATCAACTGTTCTCCAACCGAGTAAAGTGATTGACTATGGACATACTGGCAAATATACTGGAGGGATTAGGGATGAGATTGGAAGGACCAGTGGCAGTAGAGCTAACTGTGGTGGGACAATGCTGCTAATGGACACTTACGACAGTAACAGACACAGTCGAGAACCACTACAGAAAACTACAACAGAGGTGAAAAGCAGTGCCTTTGGTTCTTCACATGACCAGGTGAGTTCTGAACCTCTGAAAGAACCAGAGGCAGATCGCCAGTCAACGTCGAATACCCAACCACCCTCCACTCTATGCTGTGGTGTAGATCGCAGTCGACCTGGCCTTGTGGTCATTGGCAGTGATGACGCCAGTGGCACTAAGGATCAGATTAAAACTCCAGGACAAGGGTCAACTGTTACTGAGCAGATGAAAAAGCAgcagacacagcagcagcagcctatGCAGAAGGAACAGATGCAGAAGGACCAGATGCAGAAGGACCAGATACAGAAGGACCAGATGCAGAAGGTCCAGATACAGAAGGACAAGATGCAGAAGGACCAGATGCAGAAGGACCAGATACAGAAGGACCAGACACAGAAGCAGCAGATGCAGAAGGAACAGACGCAGAAGGACCAGATGCAGAAGGACCAGATACAGAAGGACCAGACACAGAAGCAGCAGATGCAGAAGGACCAGACACAGAAGCAGCAGATGCAGAAGGACCAGATGCAGAAGCACCAGATGCAGAAGCAGCAGATGCAGAAGGACCCGATTCAGAAGGACCAGATTCAGAAGGACCAGATGCAGAAACAGCAGATGCAGAAGCAGCAGATGCAGAAGGACCCGATTCAGAAGGACCAGATGCAGAAGCAACAGATGCAGAAGGACCAGATGCAGAAGCAACAGATGCAGAAGGACCAGatgcagaagcagcagaagcaAAAGGACCAGATTCAGAAGGACCAGATGCAGAAGCAGCAGATGCAGAAGGGCCAGATGCAAAAGCAGCCAACGCAGCAACAATCAAAGCAGCAGACGCAGAAGCAGCCAACGCAGCCGATTGGGCAAGCAATGCGATCTCTAGTTTGTTCTGTTGTGAAATCCTTTCCCCCCAGCATCACTGGTGCCACGCAACGTCCGGGTGGTCCTCGCTCCGTCATTCTTCGTCCTGCTCTGCGTCCTGCAAAGGATCTGCCAAGGGTGGCCATGATGCACGACTACGCTGGGGCTACACCGAGGATCTTTCCACAAAACTGTTCTCTGTGTAACATAACATGTGTTCATATGAAG GAATGGGTCTCCCACCAGAACTCCCGTTTCCACCTCGAGAGCTGCAAACTCCTCCGAAAACA atacCCAGAGTGGGATGGTGAGATAGCACTTGAGCCTGG TGCTGCAGGTAAAGATGATGAGCCCTCAACTTCTTTACAGACTTACCAGCAACATCAGACAGTCAGGCATAGATGTCGCTCCTGTTCCCGTTCCCGCTCGCCCAGCCCTCGTCGCCACCACGGCTCAGAGGGTAGAAGGGAGAAATGGAGGAGCCGATCACGTTCACCGCACAGCTCCAGATACACTCGCACAAATACCCAACCACCCTCCACACTGTACCGTGGATTGCATCGCAGCCGACCCGACCTTATGCTCATTGGCAGTAATGACACCAGCGACACTGAGTATGAGAGTGAAACTCGAGGAGAAGTTGCTGAGCAGATGAACAAGCAGCAGACACAGAAGGAGCAAATGCAACAacaatcaaagcagcagaggcagccAGTATTGCAGATGGGTTGGGGTGCATCGAGGTCTCCAGTTTTTTCTGCTGCGAAATCAGTTCCCTCTGCTTCTCACATCCCCAGCATCACTGTTGCCGTGCAACATCCCGGTGGTCCTCGCTTAATCGTTAttcctccagctctgcctcAGCCAGTCCCAGACCTGATGGACCTCATTCATCCGACACTGCCACCTTCCAACAGGCAGCCTCCGGCAAAGGTGGAGGTCTCCAAGGGATTCCACTCGCCGCCAGATTGTGAAATTACCAAATATGTTCCTGCTTCTCCAAGGACGAGTGACGAGAGACGATCGCCACCAAGGAGGACTGCCGAGACACAGTTGTCACCAAGGAGGACTGCCGAGACACGGTTGTCACCAAAGAGGAGTGATCCAAGACGATCGCcaccaaggaggagtgataACAGTCGATCGCCACCAAGGAGGACTGCCGAGAAACGGTCGCCACCAAGGAGGAGTGATCCAAGACGATCGTTACCAAGGAGGCTTGACGAGAGACGATCGCCACCAAGGAGGAGCGACGAGAGACGATCGCCACCAAGGAGGACTGACGAGAGACGATCGCCACCGAGGAGAAGTGTCCAGCTACGATCCCCTCAACGAAAGGAGTCGAGCAGTGCAGAGACGCTGGCTAACAAACTACTGGAAACATCAG CTGTCCAGTCTCTGTCAGACCAGTGTGGTCTGGAGGATTTGTTTAAAATTCTTGCTCCTGCCTTACTGGCTGAGCTAGACAAGATGAagtcctcatcatcatcatcatcatcatcatcatcatcaccctcctcctcttccataGGAGGAAAGCCCTCCTCGTCTTCTACTGcctcttcttcatccttctCCTCTAAAGCAAAGCTCAGCCTGCAGAAGAGCGAGGCAAGTTCTTCTGCAAAGACAAAG tCTGGTAAATCTTCCCCTCCAACCATGGTGAAACTAGAAGGGATTCATAGTTCTGTGTCTCGCAATGATGTGTTGGCTGCCGTGGAGCACTTTGGAAAAACTAAGTCAGTTTTACTCTTTCGGTCCAAACTGGAG gCAATCGTGTGTTTCGAGAAAGAGGAAGACGCAAAGAAATTGAAGAGCGTAAAAAGCCTAGATGTGAAAGGAGTGGCAATCATTGTTGACAGAGAAAAG GTGTTGCAGATGTTTATACGCTCCCCTGCTGCCGAAGACGCTGAACCAATGCAGGTTGTTGAAATGGGAGCTGAAGAAATTGCAGAAAAAACGACAACTACAGAGGCTGTACCAAGAAATTCAGCAGACAAATCCAGTGAGAGTCGACCACCAGACAGTACAGTTTCAGCTTCACCACACGTCCAGCAAAGCACCTCGTCAGAACCAGCGTCCACTACACAAAGACCGGAGACGGTTACCTCTGTTACTACCCCTCTGACGGTCGAGGAGTGTATTAAAAAACACCTGCGTCGAGACAGAACAA AGTTCTTCGAGAGAAAAAGCCTCTCAGGGGAAACGGGTAGGTCAAATCACTTATATGAAGTACTGCACATGTAG
- the znf638 gene encoding zinc finger protein 638 isoform X3, with translation MHQPIDQGTHFTSTQRDEFLSSGTGMASYPMSSSSASLGHRHSGVESASGGDGRFNAPSEREHDMQSIPRLGDFDYPVPDKPAAPTESSRPKYTSESASSVLLHFGLETEDLDYLISFPDDQITPANLPFILRQIRIEKAKRAATAVQSKPCPEPQPARSVSGMDSHSLSSSGGVRMHQVEMSSTVLQPSKVIDYGHTGKYTGGIRDEIGRTSGSRANCGGTMLLMDTYDSNRHSREPLQKTTTEVKSSAFGSSHDQVSSEPLKEPEADRQSTSNTQPPSTLCCGVDRSRPGLVVIGSDDASGTKDQIKTPGQGSTVTEQMKKQQTQQQQPMQKEQMQKDQMQKDQIQKDQMQKVQIQKDKMQKDQMQKDQIQKDQTQKQQMQKEQTQKDQMQKDQIQKDQTQKQQMQKDQTQKQQMQKDQMQKHQMQKQQMQKDPIQKDQIQKDQMQKQQMQKQQMQKDPIQKDQMQKQQMQKDQMQKQQMQKDQMQKQQKQKDQIQKDQMQKQQMQKGQMQKQPTQQQSKQQTQKQPTQPIGQAMRSLVCSVVKSFPPSITGATQRPGGPRSVILRPALRPAKDLPRVAMMHDYAGATPRIFPQNCSLCNITCVHMKEWVSHQNSRFHLESCKLLRKQYPEWDGEIALEPGAAGKDDEPSTSLQTYQQHQTVRHRCRSCSRSRSPSPRRHHGSEGRREKWRSRSRSPHSSRYTRTNTQPPSTLYRGLHRSRPDLMLIGSNDTSDTEYESETRGEVAEQMNKQQTQKEQMQQQSKQQRQPVLQMGWGASRSPVFSAAKSVPSASHIPSITVAVQHPGGPRLIVIPPALPQPVPDLMDLIHPTLPPSNRQPPAKVEVSKGFHSPPDCEITKYVPASPRTSDERRSPPRRTAETRLSPKRSDPRRSPPRRSDNSRSPPRRTAEKRSPPRRSDPRRSLPRRLDERRSPPRRSDERRSPPRRTDERRSPPRRSVQLRSPQRKESSSAETLANKLLETSAVQSLSDQCGLEDLFKILAPALLAELDKMKSSSSSSSSSSSSPSSSSIGGKPSSSSTASSSSFSSKAKLSLQKSEASSSAKTKSGKSSPPTMVKLEGIHSSVSRNDVLAAVEHFGKTKSVLLFRSKLEAIVCFEKEEDAKKLKSVKSLDVKGVAIIVDREKSQVLQMFIRSPAAEDAEPMQVVEMGAEEIAEKTTTTEAVPRNSADKSSESRPPDSTVSASPHVQQSTSSEPASTTQRPETVTSVTTPLTVEECIKKHLRRDRTKFFERKSLSGETGRSNHLYEVLHM, from the exons ATGCATCAGCCCATAGACCAGGGCACTCACTTTACCAGCACTCAAAGGGATGAATTTCTTTCCTCAGGCACAGGGATGGCCTCCTACCCAATgtcctccagctctgcctctctAGGACATAGACACTCGGGTGTTGAGAGTGCAAGCGGTGGTGACGGTAGGTTTAATGCCCCCAGTGAAAGAGAACATGATATGCAGTCCATTCCAAGGTTGGGCGATTTTGACTATCCAGTGCCGGACAAACCTGCGGCCCCTACGGAGTCCAGTCGACCCAAGTACACCTCTGAATCAGCTTCTAGCGTCCTTCTACACTTTGGACTTGAAACAGAAGACTTGGACTATCTCATCTCCTTCCCTGACGACCAGATCACCCCTGCTAACCTGCCGTTCATCTTGCGGCAAATCCGGATTGAGAAGGCTAAGAGAGCTGCAACTGCAGTTCAGTCAAAACCCTGCCCCGAACCCCAACCCGCCAGAAGTGTGAGTGGAATGGACAGTCACAGTTTGAGTAGTTCTGGAGGGGTGAGGATGCACCAGGTGGAAATGTCATCAACTGTTCTCCAACCGAGTAAAGTGATTGACTATGGACATACTGGCAAATATACTGGAGGGATTAGGGATGAGATTGGAAGGACCAGTGGCAGTAGAGCTAACTGTGGTGGGACAATGCTGCTAATGGACACTTACGACAGTAACAGACACAGTCGAGAACCACTACAGAAAACTACAACAGAGGTGAAAAGCAGTGCCTTTGGTTCTTCACATGACCAGGTGAGTTCTGAACCTCTGAAAGAACCAGAGGCAGATCGCCAGTCAACGTCGAATACCCAACCACCCTCCACTCTATGCTGTGGTGTAGATCGCAGTCGACCTGGCCTTGTGGTCATTGGCAGTGATGACGCCAGTGGCACTAAGGATCAGATTAAAACTCCAGGACAAGGGTCAACTGTTACTGAGCAGATGAAAAAGCAgcagacacagcagcagcagcctatGCAGAAGGAACAGATGCAGAAGGACCAGATGCAGAAGGACCAGATACAGAAGGACCAGATGCAGAAGGTCCAGATACAGAAGGACAAGATGCAGAAGGACCAGATGCAGAAGGACCAGATACAGAAGGACCAGACACAGAAGCAGCAGATGCAGAAGGAACAGACGCAGAAGGACCAGATGCAGAAGGACCAGATACAGAAGGACCAGACACAGAAGCAGCAGATGCAGAAGGACCAGACACAGAAGCAGCAGATGCAGAAGGACCAGATGCAGAAGCACCAGATGCAGAAGCAGCAGATGCAGAAGGACCCGATTCAGAAGGACCAGATTCAGAAGGACCAGATGCAGAAACAGCAGATGCAGAAGCAGCAGATGCAGAAGGACCCGATTCAGAAGGACCAGATGCAGAAGCAACAGATGCAGAAGGACCAGATGCAGAAGCAACAGATGCAGAAGGACCAGatgcagaagcagcagaagcaAAAGGACCAGATTCAGAAGGACCAGATGCAGAAGCAGCAGATGCAGAAGGGCCAGATGCAAAAGCAGCCAACGCAGCAACAATCAAAGCAGCAGACGCAGAAGCAGCCAACGCAGCCGATTGGGCAAGCAATGCGATCTCTAGTTTGTTCTGTTGTGAAATCCTTTCCCCCCAGCATCACTGGTGCCACGCAACGTCCGGGTGGTCCTCGCTCCGTCATTCTTCGTCCTGCTCTGCGTCCTGCAAAGGATCTGCCAAGGGTGGCCATGATGCACGACTACGCTGGGGCTACACCGAGGATCTTTCCACAAAACTGTTCTCTGTGTAACATAACATGTGTTCATATGAAG GAATGGGTCTCCCACCAGAACTCCCGTTTCCACCTCGAGAGCTGCAAACTCCTCCGAAAACA atacCCAGAGTGGGATGGTGAGATAGCACTTGAGCCTGG TGCTGCAGGTAAAGATGATGAGCCCTCAACTTCTTTACAGACTTACCAGCAACATCAGACAGTCAGGCATAGATGTCGCTCCTGTTCCCGTTCCCGCTCGCCCAGCCCTCGTCGCCACCACGGCTCAGAGGGTAGAAGGGAGAAATGGAGGAGCCGATCACGTTCACCGCACAGCTCCAGATACACTCGCACAAATACCCAACCACCCTCCACACTGTACCGTGGATTGCATCGCAGCCGACCCGACCTTATGCTCATTGGCAGTAATGACACCAGCGACACTGAGTATGAGAGTGAAACTCGAGGAGAAGTTGCTGAGCAGATGAACAAGCAGCAGACACAGAAGGAGCAAATGCAACAacaatcaaagcagcagaggcagccAGTATTGCAGATGGGTTGGGGTGCATCGAGGTCTCCAGTTTTTTCTGCTGCGAAATCAGTTCCCTCTGCTTCTCACATCCCCAGCATCACTGTTGCCGTGCAACATCCCGGTGGTCCTCGCTTAATCGTTAttcctccagctctgcctcAGCCAGTCCCAGACCTGATGGACCTCATTCATCCGACACTGCCACCTTCCAACAGGCAGCCTCCGGCAAAGGTGGAGGTCTCCAAGGGATTCCACTCGCCGCCAGATTGTGAAATTACCAAATATGTTCCTGCTTCTCCAAGGACGAGTGACGAGAGACGATCGCCACCAAG GAGGACTGCCGAGACACGGTTGTCACCAAAGAGGAGTGATCCAAGACGATCGCcaccaaggaggagtgataACAGTCGATCGCCACCAAGGAGGACTGCCGAGAAACGGTCGCCACCAAGGAGGAGTGATCCAAGACGATCGTTACCAAGGAGGCTTGACGAGAGACGATCGCCACCAAGGAGGAGCGACGAGAGACGATCGCCACCAAGGAGGACTGACGAGAGACGATCGCCACCGAGGAGAAGTGTCCAGCTACGATCCCCTCAACGAAAGGAGTCGAGCAGTGCAGAGACGCTGGCTAACAAACTACTGGAAACATCAG CTGTCCAGTCTCTGTCAGACCAGTGTGGTCTGGAGGATTTGTTTAAAATTCTTGCTCCTGCCTTACTGGCTGAGCTAGACAAGATGAagtcctcatcatcatcatcatcatcatcatcatcatcaccctcctcctcttccataGGAGGAAAGCCCTCCTCGTCTTCTACTGcctcttcttcatccttctCCTCTAAAGCAAAGCTCAGCCTGCAGAAGAGCGAGGCAAGTTCTTCTGCAAAGACAAAG tCTGGTAAATCTTCCCCTCCAACCATGGTGAAACTAGAAGGGATTCATAGTTCTGTGTCTCGCAATGATGTGTTGGCTGCCGTGGAGCACTTTGGAAAAACTAAGTCAGTTTTACTCTTTCGGTCCAAACTGGAG gCAATCGTGTGTTTCGAGAAAGAGGAAGACGCAAAGAAATTGAAGAGCGTAAAAAGCCTAGATGTGAAAGGAGTGGCAATCATTGTTGACAGAGAAAAG TCCCAGGTGTTGCAGATGTTTATACGCTCCCCTGCTGCCGAAGACGCTGAACCAATGCAGGTTGTTGAAATGGGAGCTGAAGAAATTGCAGAAAAAACGACAACTACAGAGGCTGTACCAAGAAATTCAGCAGACAAATCCAGTGAGAGTCGACCACCAGACAGTACAGTTTCAGCTTCACCACACGTCCAGCAAAGCACCTCGTCAGAACCAGCGTCCACTACACAAAGACCGGAGACGGTTACCTCTGTTACTACCCCTCTGACGGTCGAGGAGTGTATTAAAAAACACCTGCGTCGAGACAGAACAA AGTTCTTCGAGAGAAAAAGCCTCTCAGGGGAAACGGGTAGGTCAAATCACTTATATGAAGTACTGCACATGTAG